The genomic DNA CAAACTTCAGTTCGGTTTCTTTGGCGCCGTTGAGGTTCACGAGGCGTTCCGGCTCAAAGACCATTTCACGGGCAATCCCGTCCTTGAGCTTTTCAACGCAATCAAGCATTTCCGCTGCCGATTGACACGTCAAAAACGCCTGCCGCACCGACATCGCGACATCATTTTCACCAGGGATCGCTCCGCCAGCATTGTCATCCCGGACTCCGTTCCGGGATCGCCTATTTCCATCTAAACAAAACCCCTTGCACAGTCTCGCGGCGAGCTGTTTCATGCGGCCCATCGCATTCATTTCCGTTGCCCCATCCTCAATCTTAAACTTGTAATAGAGCGGAAACACATCAAGCGCTTCTTGCGCGGTAATCACATGCTTTTCGCGACCTTCCCACGCATCTGCAATCTGCCCGAAAATCCACGGATTATGCATCGCCCCACGCCCAATGCTCACGCCCGAAACACCGTAAGTATTGATGCGTTCGCGTGCGCATTCGACGCTATTCACATCGCCATTTCCAATCACAGGAATCTTTGCCGCAGCGGCGACTTTGCCAATCCAGTCCCAGTTCGCGAGGCCGTTATACCCCTGCAAACGCGTACGACCATGAACTGTGAGCAATTCAACGCCCTCGCCCTCAGCAATCTTGAGCGTATCCATCACGTTAATGCTATCGTCATCCCAGCCAATACGGCACTTAAGCGTGAGCGGAATCTCCGGCGTCTTTGCGTCCAAAACCGCCTTCACGTCGTGCAGAATCTCTTGCAAACGGGGCAAGTCCCGCAAAAGCCCAGAACCGCTCCCCTTGCCCGCCACCTTCGGCGCCGGACACCCCGCATTCA from Fibrobacter sp. UWB13 includes the following:
- a CDS encoding tRNA-dihydrouridine synthase; translation: MLKIDNLPKKVRFNLRNKEIFPNTILSPMDGVTDAPFRRLCRILSGDRMGLLVSEFVPTDGDAVFNPDGHKQLKFFPEERPFGVQIFGRFPDRMAAAAGKIAERYHPEFIEVNAGCPAPKVAGKGSGSGLLRDLPRLQEILHDVKAVLDAKTPEIPLTLKCRIGWDDDSINVMDTLKIAEGEGVELLTVHGRTRLQGYNGLANWDWIGKVAAAAKIPVIGNGDVNSVECARERINTYGVSGVSIGRGAMHNPWIFGQIADAWEGREKHVITAQEALDVFPLYYKFKIEDGATEMNAMGRMKQLAARLCKGFCLDGNRRSRNGVRDDNAGGAIPGENDVAMSVRQAFLTCQSAAEMLDCVEKLKDGIAREMVFEPERLVNLNGAKETELKFGDQFKGR